The following proteins come from a genomic window of Pseudomonas hygromyciniae:
- the metG gene encoding methionine--tRNA ligase: MSEPRKILVTSALPYANGSIHLGHMLEYIQTDMWVRFQKHRGNQCIYVCADDAHGSAIMLRAEKEGITPEQLIANVQAEHSADFAEFLVDFDNFHSTHAEENRELSSQIYLKLRDAGHIATRSITQYFDPEKKMFLADRFIKGTCPKCGTEDQYGDNCEKCGATYAPTDLKDPKSAISGATPVLKDSQHFFFKLPDFQEMLQTWTRSGTLQDAVANKIAEWLDAGLQQWDISRDAPYFGFEIPDEPGKYFYVWLDAPIGYMASFKNLCDRTPELDFDAFWGKDSTAELYHFIGKDIVNFHALFWPAMLEGSGYRKPTGIAVHGYLTVNGQKMSKSRGTFIKARTYLDHLSPEYLRYYYASKLGRGVDDLDLNLEDFVQKVNSDLVGKVVNIASRCAGFIHKGNAGVMVPVNAAPELTDAFLAAAPSIADAYEARDFARAMREIMGLADRANAWIADKAPWSLSKQEGKQDEVQAICATGINLFRQLVIFLKPVLPLLAADAEAFLNVAPLTWNDHTSLLNNHQLNEFKPLMTRIDPVKVQAMTDASKEDLTASQTDTGEAAPAGNGELAKDPLSPEIDFDTFAAVDLRVALIIKAEAVEGADKLLRLTLDIGDEQRNVFSGIKSAYPDPSKLDGRLTMMIANLKPRKMKFGISEGMVMAAGPGGEEIYLLSPDSGAKPGQRIK; this comes from the coding sequence ATGTCCGAGCCACGCAAGATCCTCGTCACCAGCGCCCTGCCCTATGCCAATGGTTCCATCCATCTTGGCCATATGCTTGAGTACATCCAGACCGATATGTGGGTGCGCTTCCAGAAGCATCGCGGCAATCAATGCATTTATGTCTGCGCGGACGACGCCCACGGTTCGGCCATCATGTTGCGCGCCGAAAAGGAAGGCATCACCCCGGAACAACTGATCGCCAACGTCCAGGCTGAACATAGCGCCGACTTTGCCGAGTTCCTGGTGGATTTCGACAACTTCCACTCGACCCATGCCGAAGAAAACCGCGAGCTGTCGAGCCAGATCTACTTGAAGCTGCGTGACGCCGGGCACATTGCCACCCGCTCGATCACCCAGTATTTCGACCCGGAAAAGAAAATGTTCCTGGCCGACCGCTTCATCAAGGGCACCTGCCCCAAATGCGGCACTGAAGACCAGTACGGCGACAACTGCGAAAAATGCGGCGCCACCTACGCGCCGACCGACCTGAAGGATCCGAAGTCGGCGATCTCGGGCGCCACCCCGGTGCTCAAGGATTCCCAGCACTTCTTCTTCAAGCTCCCGGATTTCCAGGAAATGCTGCAGACCTGGACCCGCAGCGGCACCCTGCAGGACGCCGTGGCAAACAAGATCGCCGAATGGCTGGATGCCGGCCTGCAACAGTGGGATATCTCCCGCGATGCGCCGTATTTCGGCTTCGAGATCCCCGATGAGCCGGGCAAGTACTTCTATGTATGGCTGGATGCGCCGATCGGCTACATGGCCAGCTTCAAGAACCTCTGCGACCGTACGCCTGAGTTGGACTTCGACGCTTTCTGGGGCAAGGACTCCACCGCCGAGCTGTACCATTTCATCGGCAAGGACATCGTCAACTTCCACGCCCTGTTCTGGCCGGCGATGCTCGAAGGTTCGGGCTACCGCAAGCCAACCGGCATCGCCGTGCACGGTTACCTGACGGTCAATGGCCAGAAGATGTCCAAGTCCCGTGGCACCTTTATCAAGGCGCGCACTTACCTGGACCACCTGTCGCCGGAATACCTGCGCTACTACTACGCGTCCAAGCTGGGCCGTGGCGTCGACGACCTGGACCTGAACCTCGAAGACTTCGTGCAGAAGGTCAATTCGGACCTGGTGGGCAAGGTGGTCAACATTGCCAGCCGTTGCGCCGGTTTTATCCACAAGGGCAATGCTGGCGTGATGGTGCCGGTCAACGCCGCGCCGGAACTGACCGACGCCTTCCTGGCGGCCGCGCCAAGCATCGCCGATGCCTATGAAGCCCGTGACTTTGCCCGCGCCATGCGCGAGATCATGGGCCTGGCCGACCGTGCCAACGCATGGATCGCCGACAAGGCGCCGTGGTCATTGAGCAAGCAGGAAGGCAAGCAGGATGAAGTCCAGGCCATCTGCGCCACCGGCATCAACCTGTTCCGCCAGTTGGTGATCTTCCTCAAGCCGGTGCTGCCGTTGCTGGCCGCTGACGCCGAGGCGTTCCTCAACGTTGCACCGTTGACCTGGAATGACCACACCAGCCTGCTCAACAACCATCAGCTCAATGAGTTCAAGCCGCTGATGACCCGTATCGACCCGGTCAAGGTGCAAGCCATGACAGACGCATCCAAGGAAGACCTGACCGCCAGCCAAACCGACACCGGCGAAGCCGCCCCGGCGGGCAATGGCGAGCTGGCCAAGGATCCGCTGTCGCCCGAAATCGATTTCGACACGTTCGCCGCGGTGGACCTGCGGGTCGCGCTGATCATCAAGGCCGAAGCCGTGGAAGGCGCCGACAAGCTGTTGCGCCTGACCCTGGATATCGGTGACGAGCAACGCAACGTGTTCTCCGGGATCAAGAGTGCCTACCCGGACCCGTCCAAGCTCGATGGTCGCCTGACCATGATGATCGCCAACCTCAAGCCACGGAAAATGAAATTCGGCATTTCTGAAGGCATGGTGATGGCAGCCGGTCCCGGCGGCGAGGAAATCTACCTGCTCAGCCCGGACAGCGGCGCCAAGCCTGGCCAGCGCATCAAGTAA
- a CDS encoding Rnf-Nqr domain containing protein, translated as MTELLVALLSAALISHYMLRLSLPGDPQLERRRVHALGLATTLLLAFSGLSAWLLDNFVLQPLALGALWLFAYVPVTILVSQPLLNVLSRRVPALPFDGLWVPLLASTGVLSVALLGPGNASELIYSLGIGPAFWLALSLFDDLRQRIDENNIPRPFKGLPVDLLSAGLMAVAFLGLNAMIKP; from the coding sequence ATGACCGAACTGCTTGTCGCCCTTCTCAGCGCCGCCCTGATCAGCCACTACATGCTGCGTCTTTCGCTGCCCGGTGATCCACAGCTGGAGCGGCGGCGGGTGCATGCCCTTGGGTTGGCGACCACGCTGTTGCTCGCATTCAGCGGCCTATCGGCCTGGCTGCTTGATAACTTTGTATTACAACCCTTGGCGCTGGGCGCGTTATGGCTGTTTGCCTATGTGCCCGTGACGATCCTAGTGAGCCAGCCGTTGCTCAATGTGCTCTCCCGCCGCGTGCCCGCACTGCCCTTCGATGGGTTATGGGTGCCACTACTGGCTAGCACCGGCGTACTCAGCGTGGCCCTCCTGGGCCCGGGCAACGCCAGCGAGCTGATCTATAGCCTGGGCATCGGCCCGGCATTCTGGCTGGCCCTCAGCCTGTTCGACGACTTGCGCCAGCGAATCGACGAAAACAATATCCCCCGGCCCTTTAAAGGCCTGCCCGTGGACCTGCTCAGCGCCGGACTGATGGCCGTGGCGTTCCTGGGCTTAAACGCAATGATCAAACCATGA
- the rsxB gene encoding electron transport complex subunit RsxB: MSLIQRIDALLPQTQCGKCGHPGCRPYAEGIAQGEAINKCPPGGTETIAELAQLLSLPPLELDSARGEAPAQIAFIREAECIGCTKCIQACPVDAIVGAAKLMHTVIVDECTGCDLCVAPCPVDCIDMLPLPQATVLPIVAGYASTAEERQARATKRDRARRRFEQRNARLQREEEHKLTERLARSTRPAPSAEASSNPLQAAIERVRAQKTADIDAALKKAKINLAMSRAQLHKSLKAFGHPPTFEQQSQLIILQQQFEAAERALTSLEANAPTVAMPQANKDPELKRAKIQLAMRRAELKKAQDTLADAEQLAALGAALAAAEQALHAAEESSEQPRPDLQRVEKRPIDSQLRQLKTALAYARADLSKLERQPASSTTDLMNARQRLDDAQRLVDEHVGA; this comes from the coding sequence ATGAGCCTGATTCAACGTATCGACGCCCTGCTGCCCCAGACCCAATGCGGCAAATGCGGGCACCCGGGTTGCAGACCCTACGCCGAGGGTATCGCCCAGGGCGAGGCCATCAACAAGTGCCCGCCGGGTGGCACCGAGACCATTGCCGAGCTGGCCCAGTTGCTGAGCTTGCCCCCCCTGGAGCTGGACAGCGCCCGTGGCGAAGCCCCCGCGCAGATTGCCTTCATCCGCGAGGCCGAGTGCATCGGCTGCACCAAGTGCATCCAGGCCTGCCCGGTGGACGCGATTGTCGGCGCGGCCAAGCTGATGCACACCGTTATCGTTGATGAATGCACCGGCTGCGACTTGTGTGTAGCGCCTTGCCCGGTGGATTGCATCGACATGCTGCCACTGCCCCAGGCCACGGTACTGCCGATTGTCGCGGGCTATGCCAGCACGGCCGAGGAGCGCCAGGCGCGGGCGACCAAGCGTGATCGAGCCCGACGTCGCTTCGAGCAGCGCAATGCGCGGCTGCAGCGTGAGGAAGAGCACAAACTGACCGAACGCCTGGCCCGCAGCACACGCCCAGCACCCAGCGCAGAGGCCAGCAGCAACCCGTTACAGGCCGCCATCGAACGCGTGCGCGCGCAAAAAACCGCAGACATCGACGCGGCGCTAAAAAAAGCCAAGATCAACCTGGCGATGAGCCGGGCACAACTGCACAAATCCCTGAAAGCCTTTGGCCATCCGCCAACCTTTGAGCAGCAGTCGCAGTTGATCATCCTGCAACAGCAATTTGAAGCCGCCGAACGGGCATTGACCTCGCTCGAAGCAAACGCCCCAACTGTGGCGATGCCCCAGGCCAATAAAGATCCCGAGCTCAAGCGTGCAAAAATCCAGCTGGCCATGCGCCGCGCCGAGCTGAAAAAAGCCCAGGACACCCTGGCCGACGCCGAACAGTTGGCCGCGCTGGGCGCAGCCCTGGCTGCCGCTGAACAAGCCTTGCATGCAGCCGAGGAAAGCTCCGAGCAGCCCCGGCCCGACCTGCAACGTGTCGAGAAGCGGCCGATCGACAGCCAGCTTCGCCAATTGAAAACGGCGCTGGCCTATGCCCGCGCCGACCTGAGCAAACTCGAACGACAGCCCGCCAGCAGTACAACCGACTTGATGAACGCCAGGCAGCGTCTGGATGACGCCCAGCGTTTGGTGGATGAACATGTCGGCGCCTGA
- a CDS encoding RnfABCDGE type electron transport complex subunit D, with protein sequence MTPSVWWMNMSAPDVVERQQQAMQRLLMAATPGLLVLFWLYGWGVLINLLLAGTCAWVVEAGVRRLRGKGSSDLSGLVSAVLLALALPPYCPWWLCLGAVSSGLLLGKHLYGGKQNPFNPAMLGYALMLLAFPQPMTHWPASHGLDLLAGLQQVMGLHGETADAWARATALDALRINNSLTIDELFARHPAFGQIAGKGSEWVNLAFLAGGLFLLQQRVFSWHAPVGMLASLFVISLLCWNGSGSDSHGSPLFHLLTGATMLGAFFIITEPVSGAKSARARLLFGVGVGLLTYLIRTWGSYPDGVAFAVLMMNLAVPALERWTRPQAVNA encoded by the coding sequence ATGACGCCCAGCGTTTGGTGGATGAACATGTCGGCGCCTGACGTTGTCGAGCGCCAGCAACAGGCCATGCAGCGCCTATTAATGGCGGCAACGCCTGGCTTGCTGGTGCTGTTCTGGCTGTATGGCTGGGGCGTGTTGATCAATCTATTGCTGGCCGGCACCTGTGCCTGGGTTGTGGAAGCCGGAGTACGTCGCTTGCGGGGCAAGGGCTCCAGCGACCTGAGCGGCCTGGTCAGCGCGGTGCTACTGGCCCTGGCGCTGCCGCCTTATTGCCCGTGGTGGTTATGCCTTGGCGCGGTCAGCAGTGGATTGCTGTTGGGCAAACACCTGTATGGCGGCAAGCAGAACCCCTTCAACCCGGCCATGCTCGGTTATGCGCTGATGCTGCTGGCCTTTCCCCAACCCATGACCCATTGGCCGGCGTCCCACGGGCTGGATCTGCTGGCAGGCCTGCAACAGGTAATGGGCCTGCACGGCGAGACCGCCGATGCCTGGGCCAGGGCTACGGCGCTGGACGCTTTGCGCATCAATAACAGCCTGACCATCGATGAGCTATTCGCCCGCCACCCGGCTTTCGGCCAGATCGCCGGTAAAGGCAGCGAGTGGGTGAACCTGGCGTTTCTCGCGGGCGGCCTCTTTTTGCTGCAGCAGCGGGTCTTCAGTTGGCATGCACCGGTGGGCATGCTCGCCAGTCTGTTTGTTATCAGCTTGCTGTGCTGGAACGGCTCCGGTTCTGACTCCCACGGTTCGCCGCTGTTTCATCTGTTGACTGGGGCCACCATGCTCGGGGCGTTCTTTATCATCACCGAGCCAGTGTCGGGTGCGAAAAGTGCACGGGCGCGCCTGCTGTTTGGTGTGGGCGTTGGATTGCTGACCTATCTGATCCGCACCTGGGGCAGCTACCCGGATGGCGTGGCGTTTGCGGTGCTGATGATGAACCTGGCGGTGCCGGCACTGGAGCGCTGGACGCGGCCGCAGGCGGTGAATGCATGA
- a CDS encoding RnfABCDGE type electron transport complex subunit G, whose product MKRTSQTVIVLLIATGAVGLTIGLQQLTAKSIAAQQREMQSRALLDVLPVGSYDNQPLERPLGITSPMLDNSQLQGGYLATLAGKPNAVVLRSQVDGYGGRIELLIAIDHNAKLLGVKTLAHAETPSLGGHIGEPGNAWLASFKGLSRGNPQAWALKKDSGQFDQMAGATITSRAVINAIHDALRYFDEHRQALLETTAHD is encoded by the coding sequence ATGAAGCGCACGTCTCAAACAGTGATCGTGCTGCTGATCGCCACCGGCGCGGTGGGCCTGACGATCGGCCTGCAACAGCTGACCGCCAAGTCGATTGCTGCGCAGCAGCGAGAGATGCAGAGTCGGGCGCTGCTGGATGTGCTGCCCGTTGGCAGTTATGACAATCAACCGCTGGAGCGCCCACTGGGCATCACCTCGCCAATGCTGGACAACAGTCAACTGCAGGGTGGTTACCTCGCGACCTTGGCCGGCAAACCCAATGCGGTTGTGCTGCGCTCACAGGTCGATGGATATGGTGGGCGCATAGAGTTGCTGATTGCCATCGACCACAACGCCAAGCTGCTCGGGGTAAAGACCCTGGCGCACGCGGAAACGCCGAGCCTGGGCGGGCATATTGGCGAGCCTGGCAATGCGTGGCTGGCCTCATTCAAGGGTCTGTCGCGGGGAAACCCACAGGCTTGGGCGCTAAAGAAAGACAGCGGTCAGTTCGACCAGATGGCCGGCGCGACCATCACTTCCCGCGCAGTGATCAACGCGATCCATGATGCCTTGCGTTACTTTGACGAACATCGTCAGGCACTGCTGGAGACCACCGCCCATGACTAA
- a CDS encoding Rnf-Nqr domain containing protein, with translation MTKPFALGSLLLPALLSVSATLANAAAFWALWVLVLTLHGWSCGWVRNRLSDHWRLTANVLLATTWASCAYLVAQALAYGSSTHLGAYLALIGMQCVLLEHAGLFATDRRRARLQLFAVFAGLLLAIALLRYLLGSGIAPLAPTGFILLGLLLAGWQAWTQRRKPQ, from the coding sequence ATGACTAAGCCGTTCGCCCTCGGCAGCCTGCTGTTGCCTGCGCTGCTGAGTGTCAGCGCTACGCTGGCGAACGCAGCAGCCTTCTGGGCTCTATGGGTACTGGTCTTGACGCTCCATGGCTGGAGCTGCGGCTGGGTGCGCAATCGCCTCAGTGACCACTGGCGGCTGACTGCCAATGTGTTGCTGGCCACCACCTGGGCCAGTTGCGCATATCTGGTGGCGCAGGCTCTGGCCTATGGCTCGTCTACGCACCTGGGGGCATACCTGGCGCTGATCGGTATGCAATGCGTACTGCTTGAGCATGCTGGTTTGTTCGCCACCGACCGGCGTAGGGCGCGGCTCCAACTGTTCGCCGTATTCGCCGGGTTGCTGCTTGCAATCGCCCTATTGCGCTATTTACTCGGCAGTGGCATCGCCCCCCTAGCCCCCACAGGGTTTATCCTGCTCGGGCTGTTGCTTGCCGGGTGGCAGGCCTGGACCCAACGCCGCAAACCACAATGA
- the nth gene encoding endonuclease III: MNAAKRLEIFRRFHEDNPEPKTELAYSSPFELLIAVILSAQSTDVGVNKATAKLFPIANTPAAIHALGVEGLSQYIKTIGLYNSKAKNVIETCRLLVELHGGEVPQTREALEALPGVGRKTANVVLNTAFRQLTMAVDTHIFRVSNRTGIAPGKNVVEVEKQLMKFVPKPYLLDSHHWLILHGRYVCQARKPRCGSCRIEDLCEYKEKTSDD, from the coding sequence ATGAATGCCGCAAAACGCCTGGAGATCTTTCGCCGGTTTCACGAGGACAACCCGGAGCCCAAGACCGAGTTGGCCTACTCGTCGCCGTTCGAGTTGCTGATTGCCGTGATCCTGTCAGCGCAATCGACGGACGTGGGCGTAAACAAGGCCACGGCCAAGCTGTTTCCCATAGCCAATACTCCGGCCGCGATCCACGCCCTGGGGGTTGAAGGGTTGTCGCAATACATCAAGACCATTGGCCTTTACAACAGCAAGGCGAAAAACGTCATTGAAACCTGTCGCCTGCTGGTCGAGTTGCATGGCGGTGAAGTGCCACAGACCCGCGAAGCATTGGAGGCACTGCCTGGCGTGGGCCGCAAGACGGCCAATGTGGTGCTCAATACTGCCTTTCGGCAATTGACCATGGCGGTGGACACCCACATTTTTCGCGTCAGCAACCGCACCGGAATCGCTCCGGGCAAGAATGTGGTGGAGGTGGAGAAACAACTGATGAAGTTTGTGCCCAAGCCGTACCTGCTCGACTCACACCACTGGTTGATTCTGCACGGTCGTTATGTGTGCCAGGCCCGCAAGCCGCGCTGCGGCAGCTGTCGCATCGAAGATTTGTGTGAATACAAGGAAAAGACATCGGACGATTGA
- a CDS encoding PA3496 family putative envelope integrity protein gives MSTGKEQLDVEDDFVATDPDEAAEAPVEVAKTNLSKRRTIDNLLEERRLQKQLADYDFDL, from the coding sequence ATGAGCACTGGCAAAGAACAACTGGATGTAGAAGATGACTTCGTGGCCACGGACCCTGACGAGGCAGCCGAGGCACCTGTAGAAGTTGCCAAGACCAATTTGAGCAAACGCCGCACCATCGACAACCTTCTGGAAGAGCGACGCCTGCAAAAACAGTTGGCCGATTACGATTTCGATCTCTAG
- a CDS encoding response regulator transcription factor — translation MNKVLIVDDHPVIRLAVRMLMERHGYEVVAETDNGVDALQLAREHMPDIVILDIGIPKLDGLEVICRLSSTKQAQPFKVLVLTSQAPGHFSMRCMQAGAAGYVCKQQDLTELLSAIKAVLSGYSYFPNQALNSVRSTQGNTSEADMVERLSGREMMVLQQLAQGKTNKEIADGMFLSNKTVSTYKTRLLLKLNARSLVDLIELAQRNGLV, via the coding sequence ATGAATAAAGTGCTGATCGTGGATGATCATCCCGTCATTCGTCTTGCTGTACGCATGCTAATGGAGCGTCATGGTTATGAGGTCGTTGCAGAGACCGATAACGGAGTCGACGCGTTGCAACTAGCGCGGGAGCATATGCCGGATATTGTCATCCTGGATATTGGAATTCCCAAACTTGACGGTTTGGAAGTTATTTGTCGCCTGTCTTCCACAAAGCAGGCGCAACCGTTCAAGGTACTGGTGCTGACGTCACAGGCGCCAGGCCACTTTTCCATGCGCTGCATGCAGGCAGGCGCAGCGGGCTATGTGTGCAAGCAGCAGGACCTCACCGAGTTGCTGAGCGCGATCAAGGCGGTGCTGTCTGGCTACAGCTACTTCCCCAACCAGGCACTCAACTCGGTACGCTCCACACAGGGCAACACCAGCGAAGCCGATATGGTCGAGCGGCTGTCAGGTCGGGAGATGATGGTGTTGCAGCAATTGGCCCAGGGAAAGACCAACAAGGAGATCGCTGATGGCATGTTCCTCAGCAACAAGACTGTGAGCACGTACAAGACGCGCTTGCTGCTCAAGCTCAATGCAAGGTCCCTGGTGGACCTGATCGAGCTCGCTCAGCGCAACGGCCTGGTTTAA
- a CDS encoding argininosuccinate synthase produces the protein MADVNKVVLAYSGGLDTSVILKWLQDTYNCEVVTFTADLGQGEEVEPARAKAQAMGVKEIYIDDLREEFVRDFVFPMFRANTVYEGEYLLGTSIARPLIAKRLIEIANETGADAISHGATGKGNDQVRFELGAYALKPGVKVIAPWREWDLLSREKLMDYAEKHAIPIERHGKKKSPYSMDANLLHISYEGGVLEDTWTEHEEDMWKWTVSPENAPDKPQYLELTYRNGDIVALDGVEMTPATVLATLNRIGGEHGIGRLDIVENRYVGMKSRGCYETPGGTIMLRAHRAIESITLDREVAHLKDELMPKYASLIYTGYWWSPERLMLQQMIDASQVHVNGVVRLKLYKGNVIVTGRKSDESLFDANIATFEEDGGAYNQADAAGFIKLNALRMRIAANKGRKLF, from the coding sequence ATGGCCGACGTAAACAAGGTCGTTCTCGCGTATTCCGGCGGCCTGGACACTTCGGTGATCCTCAAGTGGCTGCAGGATACTTATAACTGTGAAGTGGTGACCTTTACCGCTGACCTGGGTCAGGGTGAAGAGGTCGAACCTGCACGAGCCAAGGCGCAAGCCATGGGCGTCAAAGAGATCTACATTGACGACCTGCGCGAAGAATTCGTCCGCGATTTCGTTTTCCCGATGTTTCGCGCCAACACCGTCTACGAAGGCGAGTACCTGCTGGGTACTTCCATCGCGCGTCCGCTGATCGCCAAGCGCCTGATCGAAATTGCCAACGAAACCGGCGCAGACGCCATTTCCCATGGCGCCACCGGCAAGGGCAACGACCAGGTGCGTTTCGAACTGGGCGCCTATGCCTTGAAACCCGGCGTAAAAGTGATTGCCCCTTGGCGTGAGTGGGACCTGCTGTCCCGCGAAAAACTGATGGATTACGCTGAAAAACACGCAATCCCGATCGAGCGCCACGGCAAGAAGAAGTCCCCGTACTCGATGGACGCCAACCTCCTGCATATCTCCTATGAAGGCGGCGTGCTGGAAGACACCTGGACCGAGCACGAAGAAGACATGTGGAAGTGGACCGTCTCCCCGGAGAACGCTCCCGACAAGCCGCAGTACCTTGAGCTGACCTACCGCAACGGCGATATCGTTGCGCTGGACGGCGTCGAAATGACCCCGGCCACCGTACTGGCGACCCTGAACCGTATTGGTGGCGAGCACGGTATCGGTCGTCTGGATATCGTAGAGAACCGCTACGTGGGCATGAAGTCCCGTGGCTGCTACGAAACGCCAGGTGGCACCATCATGCTGCGCGCTCACCGCGCCATCGAGTCCATCACCCTGGACCGCGAAGTGGCGCACCTCAAGGATGAGCTGATGCCCAAGTACGCCAGCCTGATCTACACCGGCTACTGGTGGAGCCCTGAGCGCCTGATGCTGCAACAGATGATCGACGCGTCCCAGGTCCATGTGAATGGCGTTGTGCGCCTGAAACTGTACAAGGGTAATGTGATCGTTACCGGTCGCAAGTCCGATGAGTCGCTGTTCGATGCCAATATCGCCACTTTTGAAGAAGATGGCGGTGCTTACAATCAGGCTGACGCTGCGGGTTTCATCAAGCTCAACGCACTGCGCATGCGCATTGCGGCGAACAAAGGCCGCAAGTTGTTCTGA
- a CDS encoding flagellar protein MotY yields MRQQYLALLSVFASLPAMALTFQTRLENVEWKVEGDKFECRLSQPIADFGSGEFVRRAGEQATFRLKAYNSALGVGSATLLAAAAPWQPGRGDINLGAVRAGSGDVLFNSSQAQAGRLFNGLLDGRTPTVRHYSRDGGYSEIRLLPVRFNKAYSDYQLCTAKLLPMNFEQVKQAEVGFPGGGIDLDPAAKAKLMVMLEFIKADPTVNHIELDGHSDNSGNRLTNRDLSRRRGLAVMDFFKANGIPESQIVLRFHGERYPLVPNTNPANRAKNRRVNIHLDRVPAPEKPAPQATAPANAAATS; encoded by the coding sequence GTGCGCCAGCAATATCTAGCCCTGCTCAGCGTGTTCGCCAGCTTGCCCGCGATGGCCCTGACATTCCAGACGCGCCTGGAGAATGTCGAGTGGAAGGTGGAAGGCGACAAGTTCGAGTGCCGCTTGAGCCAGCCTATCGCCGATTTTGGCTCGGGTGAGTTCGTGCGCAGGGCCGGCGAGCAGGCGACATTTCGCCTGAAAGCCTACAATAGTGCGCTGGGCGTCGGTTCCGCGACGTTATTGGCGGCGGCCGCGCCGTGGCAGCCGGGGCGCGGTGATATCAACCTCGGTGCCGTGCGTGCGGGCAGCGGCGATGTGCTGTTCAACAGCTCTCAAGCCCAGGCCGGACGCCTGTTCAATGGCTTGCTGGATGGCCGCACCCCTACCGTGCGCCACTATTCCAGGGACGGCGGCTATTCGGAAATCCGTCTGCTGCCGGTGCGATTCAATAAGGCCTATAGCGACTACCAGTTGTGTACCGCGAAGTTGCTGCCGATGAACTTCGAGCAGGTCAAGCAGGCTGAAGTCGGTTTTCCGGGCGGGGGGATTGACCTGGATCCGGCAGCCAAGGCCAAGCTGATGGTGATGCTTGAATTCATCAAGGCCGACCCTACCGTCAACCATATCGAACTGGACGGCCATTCGGACAACAGCGGCAACCGCCTGACCAATCGTGACCTGTCACGGCGCCGGGGTCTGGCGGTGATGGACTTCTTCAAGGCCAACGGCATCCCTGAGTCGCAGATTGTCCTGCGTTTTCATGGTGAGCGTTATCCACTGGTCCCCAACACCAATCCGGCCAACCGGGCGAAGAACCGGCGGGTCAATATCCACCTCGACCGCGTGCCTGCCCCCGAAAAACCGGCGCCCCAGGCCACGGCCCCGGCGAATGCGGCAGCGACCTCCTGA
- the pyrC gene encoding dihydroorotase yields the protein MSDRLTLLRPDDWHIHLRDGAALPQTVADVARTFGRAIIMPNLVPPVRNAAEADAYRQRILAARPAGSRFEPLMVLYLTDRTQPAEIREAKASGFVHAAKLYPAGATTNSDSGVTSIDKILPAIEAMAEVGMPLLIHGEVTRGDVDVFDREKIFIDEHMRRVVELFPTLKVVFEHITTADAVQFVTEASANVGATITAHHLLYNRNHMLVGGIRPHFYCLPILKRNTHQVALLDAATSGSAKFFLGTDSAPHAQHAKEAACGCAGCYTAYAAIELYAEAFESRNALDKLEAFASLNGPRFYGLPANTDRITLVREDWTAPTSLPFGELTVIPLRAGETLRWRLLEEHK from the coding sequence ATGTCCGACCGCCTGACCCTGCTGCGTCCCGACGACTGGCATATTCATCTTCGCGATGGTGCTGCGTTGCCCCAAACCGTGGCCGATGTTGCGCGCACGTTTGGCCGTGCCATCATCATGCCTAACCTGGTACCTCCGGTGCGTAATGCCGCTGAAGCCGACGCCTATCGCCAGCGCATCCTCGCTGCGCGACCGGCCGGTAGCCGCTTCGAACCGTTGATGGTGCTCTACCTGACCGACCGCACCCAGCCCGCCGAAATACGCGAAGCCAAGGCCAGCGGTTTCGTGCACGCCGCCAAGCTGTACCCGGCCGGCGCCACGACCAACTCCGACTCCGGCGTAACCAGTATCGACAAGATCCTGCCCGCCATCGAAGCCATGGCCGAAGTGGGCATGCCGCTGCTGATCCACGGTGAAGTCACCCGTGGCGATGTGGATGTGTTTGATCGCGAGAAGATCTTCATCGACGAGCACATGCGCCGTGTGGTCGAGCTGTTCCCGACGCTCAAGGTCGTGTTCGAGCACATCACCACCGCAGACGCCGTGCAGTTCGTCACCGAGGCTTCGGCCAACGTCGGCGCAACCATCACCGCGCACCACCTGCTATACAACCGCAACCACATGCTGGTGGGTGGGATTCGGCCGCACTTCTATTGCCTGCCGATCCTCAAGCGCAACACCCATCAGGTGGCGTTGCTCGATGCGGCTACCAGTGGCAGCGCAAAGTTCTTCCTCGGCACCGACTCGGCGCCCCACGCCCAGCACGCCAAGGAAGCCGCCTGCGGTTGTGCCGGCTGCTACACCGCCTATGCGGCGATCGAGCTGTACGCCGAAGCCTTCGAATCGCGCAACGCCCTGGACAAACTCGAGGCCTTCGCCAGCCTCAATGGCCCACGTTTCTATGGCCTGCCGGCGAATACCGACCGTATTACCCTGGTCCGTGAAGACTGGACCGCCCCCACCAGCCTGCCATTTGGCGAGCTGACCGTTATCCCGCTGCGCGCCGGTGAAACACTGCGCTGGCGCCTGCTGGAGGAACACAAGTGA